DNA sequence from the Cloacibacillus sp. genome:
CGTGCAGATGGTAGCCTACGGAGGCTCCCGGCTCAAGCTCGAGACGGGTCGTCATCGTGAAGGCGCCGTTCTGGTCGGGGATCGCTACCGGGAAGGCAAGCGCATGTCCCTTGCCGCTGCCGCCCAATTTTTCCCTCTTTATTCCATCTTCCTGGTTTTTTAATATCATCTTCGATTCTCCTTTTTGCAGAGTCTAATTTTTGTGCTTTCCAGAGAAATTATATTGCCTCTGAGAGATAAGTCTATTCTTTTTATATAGATAAAAGAGCTAAATATTATTGACCTTTAATGATTATTAAATTTCCTTCCACGCCAAAAAGATGAGATAGGATTGGTAATGTATTTTTTACGAATATTAGGCATATGTTATTGATAAAAGATCTTGAATATTACTTGAATGTAAAAAATAAAATAAATAATTGGCTAATATTATATTACTATGATAAAATAGTATATTGCCCTATAAGGCGGTGTATTGCTATACCCTAAACCGTTCCGGCGGAAAGAAAGGCGGCGGATTACAGTAACCGGTAGAATATAAGACTAACATTAAGGAGGAAAATATTATGACGGAAAAGAAATCAAAGCTTAATCTTCTTATGCCACACACCTACGTTCTTCTTTTCTTTCTGATCGTCATTGCGACCATTGGAACCTATGTTGTGCCGGCAGGTTTATACGACCGTATCACTGACCCTCATACGGGGCGTATGGTCGTCGATCCGACGACCTATCATATCGTCAAGTCAACGCCGGTGGACCCCTTCGCAATGTTCATCAGCGTCTATAAGGGGCTTGTCCAGGCAGCCGATATTATATTCTTTATAATGATCTCATACGCATGTTTCTATCTCGTCCTCGTCAGCGGCGCGCTTAACGCTGCGATGGGCGCCCTGCTGCGCGCAACGAAGGGGCGCGACGCCTTCGTCATGCCGCTCTTCATGTATCTATTCGCCACCGCCGCCACCTTCTTTGGCATGTTTGAGGAGGCCTTCGGGTTTATACCGATCTTCGTCGGACTTGCCGTCGCGATGGGTTATGACGCGCTGGTCGGCATGTCCGTCGTCGCGATGGGATGCGGCCTCGGCTTTGCCGCCGCCTTTATGAACCCCTTCACGGTCGGCCTCGCGCAGAAGATATCGGAGCTGCCGCTCTTCTCGGGACTCGGTTTCCGCATCGTATCATGGTTTGTTTTTGTGACGATGGGCGTCATCTGGATGATGCGCTATGCGGCGAAGGTGAGAAAAGACCCCAGCAAGAGCCTCATGAAGGGTATCGACGTCGGCGCGCTGGCGCTCGACCACAACGAACTTGTTGATTCAAAGTTCACCGGACGCAATAAGGCGGTCCTTCTCGTCCTGTTTATCGGAATGTGCTTCTTGGTATGGGGCGTGCTTACAAGGGGCTGGTATTTCGACGAGCTCTGCGGACTGCTCCTCGTTACGGGCATCGCCTGCGGCCTGGCTAACGGATACGGTCCCAGCCGCATAGCGCAGATATTTATCGACGCCTGGAAGGATATCATCTTCGGAGCCTGCGTCGTCGGCATCTCGCGCGGGGTGCTCGTCGTCATGCAGCAGGGACAGATCATCGACACCGTCATTTATGCGCTGGCGGCGCCTCTGAGCGGACTGCCGAAATGGGTGGCCGCCGAAGGGATGCTCTTCGTACAGACCCTGATAAACTTTTTCATCCCCTCCGGCTCGGGACAGGCGGCGACCACCATCCCTATCATGTCCCCGCTTTCTGACATCCTTGGCATTCCGCGCCAGGTAGCGGTCCTCGCCTACCAGTACGGCGACGGTTTTTCTAATATCCTCTGGCCGACGACGAATCTGCCGGTCATGTGCAGCCTCGCGAAGGTGCCGATTGAGAAGTGGTGGAAGTACTTCATTCCCTTCTTCCTCCTCCTCTTCGCTGTGCAGATGGTATTCATCTTCGTCGTGATAATGATCAACTATCAATAAAGACTGCTGTGTATAATGGAAAAATTTGAGCTTCTTATCCGGGGAGGGGATGTCATACTCCCCGGATGCGCCGAACCATCCAGTGTCAACATCGCCGTCAGCGGCGGCCGCGTAGCGTCGCTGACGGCGGAGGAGCCTCCTGCGGCCGTGGTTATTGACGCCGCGGGGCTCTGCGTTTCGCCCGGTTTTATCGACACCCATATGCACGACGAAGAGGCCGAAGACGGAAATACGGTCGAGCAGGCGCTTTTGCGGCAGGGGGTCACGACGGCGATCGCCGGAAACTGCGGCTCCGGTCCGCTGGCGGCCGATATCAGACCCTATAGGAGGAACCCTTGGCTTAATCTGGGCTATCTGACGGGACATACAAAGCTTCGGGAAAGTTCCGGGGTGACGGATATATATGCCGCCTCGCCGCCTGATGCGATAGAAAAGATGAGCGGGCTGCTCCTTCATGAACTTGAAAATGAGGGTTCTTTCGGCCTATCTTTCGGCCTTGAGTATATGCCTAATACCTCGGCGGAAGAGATCGAAGCGCTTCTTAAAGTTGCCAGCAGCTACCAAAATATATGGATACCGGTGCACATCCGCGCCGACGGCCCCGCCGCGGTGGAGGCTGTGGACGAAATAATCGGCTATGCCCATAAATATCCGCTGCGCTTCCAGATATCGCACACCGGCAGCATGTGCGCCTTCGGTCGTCTCTCCGAGGTGCTTGACCACATCTCCGCCGCCGTCGCCAACGGCTGTGACATAACCTTCGACTGTTACCCATACGACGCCTTCTGTACCAACCTCGGTTCGGCGGTCTTCGACGAAGGTTTTGAAGAGAGGTGGGGACGCGGCTGCGCATATCTGGAGGTTGGCAGCGGGCCGTACCGTGGAAAATTTCTCTCTGAGGACGGCCTTTACGCAAAACTGCGAAAAGAGGCTCCCGAGACCCTTATCATTGCCCATGTGATAAACGGGGCCGAGGTCGAGGAATGCCTCATGCACCCGCGCTGCGCCGTCGCCTCGGACTCAATTCTTCTCAAGGGGCACGGACATCCGCGCGCCGCGGGAACCTTCCCGCGCGCGATAAATATCATGCGGAAAAAGGGGCTGAGCCTCGTTGAGGCGGTGCGGAAATGCACATCGCTGCCGGCGGCGATGGCCTTCCTCGATAAAGGTGAAATCAAACCCGGAGCTGACGCCGACTTTGTACTCTTTGACCCTCAGCGGCTGCGTGACCGGGCAACATTCGCCGAAGAGCTTCTGCCTCCCGAGGGCGTCGAGTGGGTCATCATCGGCGGAGAGGCCGCCGTACATAAAAACGAGATTCTTGGAGGCCCCAAAGGAAGGCTGATCACCCGCCAAACCTTCGCGGCTGTATAATAGCGGTAAGAGATATAGCATACAAAGGGAGGCTGACGTCATGGAGCTTCGGCAGATGATAGCGGAACTTGATAAAAATATCGCGGTAAACACCCCCGCGATGGCGGCCATGAGCGACGGTTTTGCCGCGCGCCCCGAGGTCTCGGGAAAAGAGTTTGAGACCAGCAAAGAAATAGTCCGTGTGCTGAAAGAGGCGGGCTTTGAGGTCGAGTATCCCGCGCTCGGCATTCCGACCGCCTTCACTGCGCGCTGCGGCAGAGGCGGCGGCCCTAAAGTCGCCATTCTCACGGAATACGACGCGCTGCCGGAGATCGGCCACGCCTGCGGCCATAATCTGCACGGTTCGATGTCGGTCCTGACGGCGCTCGCTCTTCTTCCGATCCTGAAGAATACGGACTGCGAGCTGCTGGTGGCCGGCACTCCCGCCGAGGAGACGGATGGGGCGAAGGTCGAGATGTCCGCTAAAGGGCTCTTCGACGGCTGTGACTTCGCGATGATGATCCATTCCTGCGGCGGAAAAAACATGGTCGAATATCGTTCGCTTGCGATGGACGCGGTGGAGTTCACCTTCACCGGCAAGACCTCGCACGCCGCCTCCGCCCCCTGGGAGGGGTGCAACGCGCTGAACGGCCTGCAGCTGTTCTTTCACGCGGTGGATATGCTACGCCAGCAT
Encoded proteins:
- a CDS encoding amidohydrolase family protein, with the translated sequence MEKFELLIRGGDVILPGCAEPSSVNIAVSGGRVASLTAEEPPAAVVIDAAGLCVSPGFIDTHMHDEEAEDGNTVEQALLRQGVTTAIAGNCGSGPLAADIRPYRRNPWLNLGYLTGHTKLRESSGVTDIYAASPPDAIEKMSGLLLHELENEGSFGLSFGLEYMPNTSAEEIEALLKVASSYQNIWIPVHIRADGPAAVEAVDEIIGYAHKYPLRFQISHTGSMCAFGRLSEVLDHISAAVANGCDITFDCYPYDAFCTNLGSAVFDEGFEERWGRGCAYLEVGSGPYRGKFLSEDGLYAKLRKEAPETLIIAHVINGAEVEECLMHPRCAVASDSILLKGHGHPRAAGTFPRAINIMRKKGLSLVEAVRKCTSLPAAMAFLDKGEIKPGADADFVLFDPQRLRDRATFAEELLPPEGVEWVIIGGEAAVHKNEILGGPKGRLITRQTFAAV
- a CDS encoding amidohydrolase; this translates as MELRQMIAELDKNIAVNTPAMAAMSDGFAARPEVSGKEFETSKEIVRVLKEAGFEVEYPALGIPTAFTARCGRGGGPKVAILTEYDALPEIGHACGHNLHGSMSVLTALALLPILKNTDCELLVAGTPAEETDGAKVEMSAKGLFDGCDFAMMIHSCGGKNMVEYRSLAMDAVEFTFTGKTSHAASAPWEGCNALNGLQLFFHAVDMLRQHVRPEVRMHGIVHDGGAAPNIVPERAVGRFYFRAPKRAYLDEIIKKVHNCARGAALATETEVTWRNFEASFMDMLPNGPAETMAKKYFAKIGLEVTPCGTFMGSSDMGDVSYRCPALQPEIDISGENIEAHTRAFAEATQKPRAHEAMRDGAKIIGRCLLEVISDGELRGRMWQSYKEEIAAAKR
- a CDS encoding TIGR00366 family protein, translating into MTEKKSKLNLLMPHTYVLLFFLIVIATIGTYVVPAGLYDRITDPHTGRMVVDPTTYHIVKSTPVDPFAMFISVYKGLVQAADIIFFIMISYACFYLVLVSGALNAAMGALLRATKGRDAFVMPLFMYLFATAATFFGMFEEAFGFIPIFVGLAVAMGYDALVGMSVVAMGCGLGFAAAFMNPFTVGLAQKISELPLFSGLGFRIVSWFVFVTMGVIWMMRYAAKVRKDPSKSLMKGIDVGALALDHNELVDSKFTGRNKAVLLVLFIGMCFLVWGVLTRGWYFDELCGLLLVTGIACGLANGYGPSRIAQIFIDAWKDIIFGACVVGISRGVLVVMQQGQIIDTVIYALAAPLSGLPKWVAAEGMLFVQTLINFFIPSGSGQAATTIPIMSPLSDILGIPRQVAVLAYQYGDGFSNILWPTTNLPVMCSLAKVPIEKWWKYFIPFFLLLFAVQMVFIFVVIMINYQ